The nucleotide window TCGATGCGGTACACACGGCCCGGTGAGGAGGTGCCGGCGAGCACGCGCCCCTTCTCATCGAGGGCCAACGCGGTCACATGCGCCGCTTTCGTGTCGTAGAATAGCGAGCCTTCGCCCTTCGCATTGATGCGATAGACCCGTCCCTTGTTACCGGTCGCCGCGTACACGGTTCCGTCTGCCGCCGCGGCCAACGCCCAGATGTACTTGTCGGGTGGATCGTAGACGGGAGCGCTGTCTTTCTCCCCTTTGACGCGGTAGATCCTGCCGTCCGGTGACGTGCCGACGAAGAGGCTGCCGTTCGGTGCACGGAGGACCGCGTGAACCTGGAGCTCTTGACTGTCGAAGAGAACCGTGGACTCGCCCGCTTGCGTTAGCCGCAGCACCTGCCCCTGATTGCCCGTGCCCGCCAGGAGTGCCCCGTCGGGTTCAACGTGCAGGTCCCAAATGAAGGGAGCTTGCGTCTCGCTGAGCACCTTGCTCGTCGGCCCAAGCGTCACACGACCATCACTGTCGACGACGACGTTGTCGACGTTGCCTTTCAGGAAGCCCGATTGATTGGCAACGGTCCAGAACTTGGGCTCTGAGGCGCCTACCACGGTGGCCAACGAGAGCACGAAGAGAAGAAGGAGCCAGTAATGCGCAGGACGTCTCATAGGTTCTTGGTTCCCGGTTCTTGGTGCACCTAGTACGCCTCGCTGCTTCGGTACGCCAAAGCGCACCAGGAACCAAGCACCAAGGACTTCCTTCAAGGCTCTCGGACGGTTAGCGACAGTCTTCGGTTGCCACTGACGACGTCTTGGGTGGCAATCTCCCATTCGCCGAGTGGAGCCTGCTCGAGCGACGAAACGCGGCTGCTGTTGCGCTCGCCATTGAGCACGGCCATGACGGAAGGGGGCAGCGCGGGCATCTTGCGTCCGTTGACGACGGCGCCGGGCGACGGGCTCATGAGGCGAACGTAGACACGATTGTTACGCCGCGCCTCGTTGAAGACGCGAATCATCTGGTCGATGCTTTCGGCCTGCTGTGGGGATGGGGCGGTCCCATCCACCTTGGCCATTGCTTGCGCGTCCGCGACGACGAGAGACACGGCGCCGCGGGCAAACTCTGGAATCTCGATCGTCAGCGTGCGGGCGATTTCCTCGCCGCGGTACGAGCGCGTCAGCACGTGGAGTCGAACGGTCTCGCCGGCGCGAGGCCGAGGGTTGTCCACCCAAATGCGTTCGATGCTGGCGGTGCGCGGTTGCTCCGTGGAGGTGATGGTGAGCGTGACGGGCCCGATTTCGACCGGGGCCACGTCATTGCGCAGAAGCGCGTTGACCGGTCCCGCCACGTACATTGCGGCTCCCGTCGACGAGGTATCGCCCGCAAAGACATCGTCCAATTCGATCTCGCCGTGGCCGGCCACCTGGGCTTTGCCACGCACCGTGAACGTTGCGGCGCCGAACTCCCGCTCGTAGGACTGCAGTGTGTTCGCCACGGCAGCGAACGTGAGCAGGGGCGTGAGAAGTTGGTCGTTGACGAGATCGAAACGGAACGTGCGCGTTGGCACCTGCTCGCTCTCGAGCGTCAGCGCCAGGGGAACCAACTGGGGGCCCGGACCGAGTGAGCCTGCGATGGCGGTGGCTCGATCTTGGCGCACCCTCCCAATGACGTCGCCCATGCTGTCGATCTTGGTCGACTCCATGAGACTTGGCAGAATCGTGTGCACGTAGCTGCGCGTCATTGGGATGTCGACAGGCCCCAGATTCAAGAACGGGTGACCAAAGGCATACACGCGCTCCTTGTCCACGTAGGTGACGGTGCCGGAGGCGCCCAGGCTGAGGTCACCACGAATGAGGCTGAGACCAATGGCGTCACCCGGCTGCAGCGGGCCAAGCTTACGGGTTGGGGTCGCGTCTGCGGGCTGGCCGGTCACCGGCGTGAAGCCGGCAGAGGCGAACGCCGAGCTCAAGAGTCGCTCGGCCTCACCGCTGAAACCGCCCAACGTCAGCGGCGTCGCGATAGGGCGCAGCGCCACGCCGTAGCGTGTGGCTGTTTGTGGGGGAACCCCGAGCGCGCGAAGCTCCTCGGCGGATTGCGCAAATGGCCGCAGCCGGTCGAAGGTGTCCCTGAGCGCAGCAGCCAAGGCTTCGCGCGTCGTCGGCAGCTCGGCAAGCGCGCGGCGGGCGGCGGCCGGTCGGAAGGCGCCTCGTGCGGTGGCCTCGGTCATTTCCTCGATGGGGGTGATGCCGGCAATCGGCTCCTTCGCAAAGTTGCCGAGCGCATAGGAGACGGCGCCGACCAGCCGACCGTCGATGAAGACGGGGCTGCCACTCATGCCGGCTACAACACCTGCTTGCGCGAGCGGGCCGCCCTCCAGCTTGACCAGAATGAGACGCCGCCTGGCACCGAGGACGTTCTCGAGAACACCGAGGACCTGGACGCGAAACTCCGAGCGCGTCGCCCCCTGAAAGACCGAGACACCGGTGCCGCGCATGCCGGCCCGCACCTCACTCACCGGCATGAATGGCGTACGTGAGTCGAGTGGGGAAGAGGCCCTCACGGGCACCAGGGTGAGCCAGGCGCCAGCAAGTGCAGCGAGCACGGCTCCGAGAGCTCGAAAGGTAGTCATTGAACAGGGCGCGAACGAGACGGCTCTTAGAGCCGTTATAGCATGAATTCACGGATGGGGTAGCGGGTCGCCACACGTGCGCGCCGGACGTGGTATTTCCACGCGGCCGACAGGGTCCCTCTCCACAGGGTCCCTCTCCACAGGGTCCCTCTCCACAGGGTCCCTCTCCACCTTGTCACCCCGTCACCGATTGTGATAGTTTCTATCGAACCATGTTCGCGCCTTCGCGCTTCCGATTCCCGTTTGGCTACCGCCCCACGAGCTTTAGCGGCTCGTTTCGGTGGTGGTACCGAATCGTGGCCGGAGGGGTGGAGACCTAAATCGCGCGCAGAACAGCAATACCGAAGCGCACGACTCACGAGCAAATCGAGCCCCTTCAGCCACCGGTTGAAGGGGCTTTTTCATTATGGGCTTACCAGCGCGCTTGTGCGGGACGGTGACGGCAGCCACGGTCCAGGACCTTCGTCGCGCCCGCGACGAGGTCGGTCCCCTCGTGGACTTGGTCGAGCTGCGCCTGGACGGCGTCCAGGAGCCGGAAGTCGCGGCGGTCCTCGCAGGGCGGCAGCGGCCTGTCGTCGTTTCGTGTCGTCCGGTCTGGGAGGGTGGACAGTTCGAGGGGCCGGAGGAAGCGCGCGAGCAACTGCTCACCGCTGCGCTGACCGGTGGGGCGGAGTTCGTGGACGTGGAATGGCGCGCCTCGTTTCGAGAGCGCCTTCTGGAGCGCGATCCGTCGCGCGTGGTGGTGTCGTTCCACGACTTCGAAGGCGTGCCGGCCGATCTTGCCGCCCTGGTCCAGGCCATGGCTGACAGCCGAGCCGCGGTGGTGAAGGTCGCCGTACGGGTAGAGCGGCTGGCGAGCCTCCTTCCACTCCTGGCGCTCGGCGAGCAATATCGCGATCGCGGTGTGGTCGTCATCGGCATGGGCGTCGCGGGTGTGCCGAGCCGGGTGCTCGCCGCTCGCTTCGGCTCGCGCTGGACGTATGGCGGAGAAGGCGTCGCCCCAGGTCAGCTGCCGGTCGCTCGTCTGCGCGAGGAGTTTCGCCTCGACCGGATCACGCGCGCGTCGACGATCTACGCCGTTGTTGGATGCCCGGTCGGCCATTCGCTCTCGCCTGCGATGCACAACGCGGCGTTCGCGGAGCTGGGCATCGACGCCGCGTACGTCCCCTGTGAATCGCCGGACTTCGATGACTTCCTGACCTTTGCCGAAGCCATGGACCTTCGTGGCTGCAGCGTGACGGCGCCGTTCAAGCGATCAGCGCTTGCGGCCGCCGCTTCTCGCTCTGCGTTGGCCGAACAACTCGGTGTCGCGAACACCTTGCGGCGCAGCCGAGATGGCTGGGAGGCGCGCAACACGGACGTGGAGGGGTTTCTCGCGCCGCTTCGAGCGCGCCACTCGTTACAGGGGATCGCTGCGTCGGTCCTCGGCGGCGGTGGCGCCGCCCGCGCCGTGGTCGCGGGTCTGGTCGGCGAAGGCGTGGAGGTCACCGTCCACGCGCGGCGGCGCGAGCAGGCGGAAGCCGTGGCTGCCTTTGGGGCTCGCGTTGGCGGCTGGCCGCCGCAACCGGACGGCTGGGACTTACTCGTCAATGCGACCCCAGTCGGGACCTGGCCCCAAGTCGATGCGCTCCCGCTGTCTACGGCGTGCCTCCGCGGATCGCCGCCGGCGCCGGCGGACGCCGGCCGGCCCGGGCGGATCGTCTACGACCTCGTGACGAACCCGCAGGAGACACGGCTGCTGCGCGAGGCACAGGCGCACGGGCACGAGACGATTCCGGGGCTCGAGATGCTCGTGGTGCAGGCCGCGCGCCAGTGTGAGTGGTGGACCGGCCGGCCCGCGCCGGTCGAGGCCATGCGGGAGGCGGCGCTCCGGCGCCTTCGAGCGGAGTGACGACGATGAAGCAGACCACCTTCGAGGAGTTCGTCGACCTGGCGCGCCGCGGCACCTTCGTGCCGGTGTGCCGCGAGCGCCTCGCCGACCTCCTCACGCCGGTCTCCGCATTCCTCCGCGTCGCTGAGCACGCCGATTACGCGTTCCTGCTCGAGAGCGTGGAAGGCGGTGAGCAGGTCGCGCGCTACTCGTTTCTCGGCAAGGATCCGTTCGTGGTATTGCGTGCCCGGAACGGGCGCACACTCCTCGAGAAGGCTGGGAGCACGACAGCGGTCGACAAGCCATTCATCGAGGCGCTGCGCGGGCTCATGGCGGAGTATCGCGCGCCGTTCGTGCCGGGCCTTCCGCGATTCACGGGCGGCGCGGTGGGGTATGTGAGCTACGATGCCGTGCGCTG belongs to Luteitalea sp. and includes:
- a CDS encoding type I 3-dehydroquinate dehydratase, yielding MGLPARLCGTVTAATVQDLRRARDEVGPLVDLVELRLDGVQEPEVAAVLAGRQRPVVVSCRPVWEGGQFEGPEEAREQLLTAALTGGAEFVDVEWRASFRERLLERDPSRVVVSFHDFEGVPADLAALVQAMADSRAAVVKVAVRVERLASLLPLLALGEQYRDRGVVVIGMGVAGVPSRVLAARFGSRWTYGGEGVAPGQLPVARLREEFRLDRITRASTIYAVVGCPVGHSLSPAMHNAAFAELGIDAAYVPCESPDFDDFLTFAEAMDLRGCSVTAPFKRSALAAAASRSALAEQLGVANTLRRSRDGWEARNTDVEGFLAPLRARHSLQGIAASVLGGGGAARAVVAGLVGEGVEVTVHARRREQAEAVAAFGARVGGWPPQPDGWDLLVNATPVGTWPQVDALPLSTACLRGSPPAPADAGRPGRIVYDLVTNPQETRLLREAQAHGHETIPGLEMLVVQAARQCEWWTGRPAPVEAMREAALRRLRAE